Proteins encoded within one genomic window of Natator depressus isolate rNatDep1 chromosome 1, rNatDep2.hap1, whole genome shotgun sequence:
- the FMC1 gene encoding protein FMC1 homolog, translated as MAALGSPVRTLRSLVRELRYVSAQAGRPYRDTAAYQHLREAFRAHRVTSEKLCRAQHELHFQAATYLCLLRSVRQHLALHQEYHAKGERSTEEAAGLVGLKLPQQPGGKGWDS; from the exons ATGGCGGCTCTGGGCTCGCCGGTCCGTACCCTGCGGAGCCTCGTTCGGGAGCTGCGCTACGTGAGCGCCCAGGCGGGCCGCCCCTACCGGGACACGGCGGCCTATCAGCACCTCAGGGAGGCCTTCCGCGCCCACCGG GTCACCAGTGAGAAGCTCTGCAGGGCCCAGCATGAGCTGCATTTCCAGGCTGCTACTTACCTCTGTCTTCTGCGCAGTGTCCGTCAACACCTAGCACTTCACCAAGAGTACCACGCCAAAGGAGAGCGCTCCACTGAGGAAGCTGCTGGCCTCGTGGGCCTTAAACTGCCTCAACAGCCAGGCGGGAAAGGATGGGATTCATAG